In the Cryptosporangium aurantiacum genome, CGACAGGCGGTGCTCGCGACGCTGGCGCTGGGCGCGTGCGGCGCGGCGGTGGGGCTCGTCGGGCCGGGGGCGACCGGGCCACGGTGGGCCACGGTCTCGGCCGGGCTGCTCGCGTTACTGGCGTGCTTCTTCCTCGGGAGGACGGTGTTCACTCGGCGGGCGTACACCGCGGCGCTCGAGGAACGGGCGCGCGTGGCCGAGCTCAACCGCGAGACCGCGGCGCGCCAGGCGGTCCTCGACGAGCGTCGCCGGATCGCCCGTGAGCTGCACGACATGGTCGCTCACCACGTCAGCGTGATGGGCGTACTGGCCACCGGCGCCCGCCGGACGCTCCGCCGCGACCCGGACGCCGCCGACGAGGCCCTGCGCACGATCGAGGACACCGGGAGGGCCAGTCTGAGGGAGATGCGGCGCCTGCTCGACGTCCTGCGCTCGGACGATGAGCGCGCCCCCGAGGAGCCACCGCCGCCTGCCCCCGGCGTCGCCGGGCTGGAGCAGCTCGTCGAGCAGGTGCGCGAGGCCGGGCTGCCGGTGGAGCTGACCGTCACCGGCGCCGCGACCGACCTGGAGCCGGGCGTCGACCTGACCGTGTTCCGGCTCGTGCAGGAGGCGCTCACGAACACGCTGAAGCACGCCGGCGCCGCGCACGCCAAGGTCGCGCTGGAGTTCGCGGTCGACGGCGTCCGTATCACGGTGACCGACGACGGGCACGGTCCGGCCCCCGGCAATCTTCGTCTGGGCCACGGCCTGGTGGGGATGCGGGAACGGGTCGCCCTCTACGGTGGCACGCTGCGGACCGGCGCGCGGGCGGGCGGCGGCTTCCGGGTCTCGGCCCGGCTGCCGCTCGACGGTGTCTCCCGGTCCTCGCCCCCGCCGTCGGGACGAACGACGTCCCCGGCGGGAGCGACGCTCTCGGACGGACCCCCACTGCAGGAAGGGACGAGGTGACCGACGCCGCGCAACCCCGACGGATCCAGGTCCTCCTGGCCGACGACCAACCGCTGCTCCGCACCGGCTTCCGGATGGTGCTGGGCGCCGAGCCCGACCTCGACGTCGTCGGCGAGGCGGGCGACGGGGTCGAGGCCGTCGAGCTGACCCGGCGGCTGCTGCCGTCGGTCGTGCTGATGGACGTCCGGATGCCCCGGATGGACGGGGTCGCCGCGACCCGGGCCATCGTCGCCGCCGGGCTGCCCAGCCGTGTACTCGTGCTGACGACGTTCGACCTGGACGAGTACGTGGTGGGCGCGCTCCGGGCCGGCGCCAGCGGTTTCCTGTCCAAGGACGTCCCCGCCGAGGAGCTGATCGCCGGGATCCGCACGGTCGCGGCCGGGGAGGCCGTGGTGTCGCCGCGCATCCTCCGCCGGTTGCTCGACCAGTTCGCCGACCGGCTGCCGGAGCCGGGCGTCGACCGGCGCGGCCCGCTGTCCGCGCTCACCGAGCGGGAGCAGGAGGTGCTGACGCTGATGGCGCGGGGCCGCTCGAACGGGGAGATCGCCCGCGAGCTGTTCGTCA is a window encoding:
- a CDS encoding sensor histidine kinase, which encodes MRLPWPENLYRPADDRAGEPAPPVASWRALGVDAALAGAILVLFAVVAGPLEPGPLRAEDGPAWAIGLALVGVVPVALRRVAPLTATGLVCGAMLLGEWQAASQGVAAVAALILAYTRGALAPLRQAVLATLALGACGAAVGLVGPGATGPRWATVSAGLLALLACFFLGRTVFTRRAYTAALEERARVAELNRETAARQAVLDERRRIARELHDMVAHHVSVMGVLATGARRTLRRDPDAADEALRTIEDTGRASLREMRRLLDVLRSDDERAPEEPPPPAPGVAGLEQLVEQVREAGLPVELTVTGAATDLEPGVDLTVFRLVQEALTNTLKHAGAAHAKVALEFAVDGVRITVTDDGHGPAPGNLRLGHGLVGMRERVALYGGTLRTGARAGGGFRVSARLPLDGVSRSSPPPSGRTTSPAGATLSDGPPLQEGTR
- a CDS encoding response regulator; this encodes MTDAAQPRRIQVLLADDQPLLRTGFRMVLGAEPDLDVVGEAGDGVEAVELTRRLLPSVVLMDVRMPRMDGVAATRAIVAAGLPSRVLVLTTFDLDEYVVGALRAGASGFLSKDVPAEELIAGIRTVAAGEAVVSPRILRRLLDQFADRLPEPGVDRRGPLSALTEREQEVLTLMARGRSNGEIARELFVSETTVKTHVGHVLTKLGLRDRVQAVILAYETGLVRPQS